The Synechococcus sp. BL107 nucleotide sequence GTCCTGGGCATGGCCCAGGCGGTCAGTGAGCTCAGACAGGTCGCGCTTGAAGTCGGTGAGATCCAGCAAGGACTCGGCCCTAATCAACTCTGAAGCTATCAGCGCATTTGCTGCATAGAGTCGCTGCAGCGGTGCTTTTTTTGTTATGGCCAAGGTTGAGATCTACACCTGGCGCACCTGTCCGTTCTGCATTCGTGCCAAAGCACTGCTGGATGGAAAGGGTGCTGCCTACACGGAAATCAGTGTTGACGGCGATGAGCCTGGTCGTGATGCCATGGCGGCTCGTGGCAACGGGCGCCGCAGTGTTCCTCAGATCTTCATCAACGACGCCCACGTGGGTGGTTGTGATGAATTGCATGGTTTGGAGAGAGCCGGAAAGCTCGACTCCCTTTTGAACGCTTGATCCATGCGTCAGCTGTTTGTGCTGGATCCGCTCCAGCAGATCAATCCGCTTAAAGACTCGTCAGCGGCCTTGATGCAGGCCGCGCAGCGGGCTGGTGATGAGGTGTGGGCATGCACGCCTGCAGATTTGATTGCCCGAGGCGATGAACCGTTGGCGATGGCGCTTCCGGTCACCACGGAACCGTGGATCACGATTGGTGCCAGTGAACGTCAGTGCCTCACAGGTTTTGACGTGATTTGGATGCGCAAAGATCCCCCCGTTGATGAGGCGTATTTGTACGCCACCCATCTGCTCGAGGTGGCAGAACGTGCCGGTGTGCGGGTGCTCAACCGCCCGAGTGCCCTGAGGGCATGGAACGAAAAGCTTGGTGCGTTGCGCTTTTGCCGTTGGATGGCTCCTACCACCGTGTCCGGACGGGTGGCAGAGCTCAGAGCCTTTGCCCAGGAGCAAGGAGAGGTGGTGCTGAAGCCCCTCGGAGGTCGGGCTGGCTTGGGTGTGATCCGAGTGAATGCTGAAGCGCCTGGTCTTAAGGCGTTGTTGGAGCTGGTCACGGAGCAAGAGCGATTGCCAGTGATGGCCCAGGCGTTTTTGCCTGCTGTGACGGACGGTGACAAGCGGATCCTGCTGGTGGATGGCGAACCGCTGGGGGCGGTGAATCGCCGCCCTCTGGCGGGAGAGTTCCGCAGCAATTTGGCCGTCGGCGGTCAGGCGGAAGCGACGGAACTCACCGATCGCGAACGGCAGATTTGTGCTGCATTAGCCCCCGCGCTGCGGGCAGAAGGCTTGTTCTTTGTCGGCATCGACGTGATCGCTGGGATGTTGAGTGAGATCAATGTCACCAGTCCCACGGGTGTGCGGGAAGTGGAACGCCTCATGCAGCAACCCTTGGCCGATCAAACGATCGAACGGCTGCATCACGCCCTTTAGT carries:
- the gshB gene encoding glutathione synthase codes for the protein MRQLFVLDPLQQINPLKDSSAALMQAAQRAGDEVWACTPADLIARGDEPLAMALPVTTEPWITIGASERQCLTGFDVIWMRKDPPVDEAYLYATHLLEVAERAGVRVLNRPSALRAWNEKLGALRFCRWMAPTTVSGRVAELRAFAQEQGEVVLKPLGGRAGLGVIRVNAEAPGLKALLELVTEQERLPVMAQAFLPAVTDGDKRILLVDGEPLGAVNRRPLAGEFRSNLAVGGQAEATELTDRERQICAALAPALRAEGLFFVGIDVIAGMLSEINVTSPTGVREVERLMQQPLADQTIERLHHAL
- the grxC gene encoding glutaredoxin 3 — its product is MAKVEIYTWRTCPFCIRAKALLDGKGAAYTEISVDGDEPGRDAMAARGNGRRSVPQIFINDAHVGGCDELHGLERAGKLDSLLNA